The segment TGATGAAAATGTTATTGATAGTGCATAACATTGGTCACTTTTCAATACCTTCTATGGCAAACTTTGAGAGAAATTTAGAAACATTCTACCACGTAGGAAAAACTTTCATGCTTTACATTTTATTGTAGTTCCACAAATCTACGAAACAGTAGTTATCTACGAATCCCATTCTGAAATGTTTTTTGCGCATTGCATACCTCAGCCTAAATTCATAGTTTCAGTAGCATAAATGCCATAGGGGGCAGAAAAAATAGGAACTCCGCTGAGCTACCAGAGCTTGACATCTAATATCAAGTGTCAAGTAAACCTCAAAGGATATCATGTTTCCATAGTAATGTATTTTTTACAAGAACTATATCGTGACATTCTAAGGCATATAATATCTTTGATTATCATAGAAAGCATATATAATAACATAGAGCAGCTAATCTGCCGAGACTGAGAATGAAAAATAGAGCCAACGCATTAGTGTACGAAATTCCAAGTTGTTCAAACCTTACCAACAGATCTTCGATATCTTTTCCATCATATATCATCTGATAAGAACAGTAACTGTTAGGATGATGTTTAGAGAAGAAGTGATCAACAGAGCACCCATAAGCGTTGTGTTCATTGCAGAAGGGAACTTGCCGAACAAGAACATTAAACCGATCAGGTTGATGCCTTAGGTGCCGAAGTAGTTGGATCCGTTTAACCGAAATTCCGTCATATTCCTGAAGATGAAATGATGCAGGAAATCACCTCAAATTTCAACTTATCTTGAATCTAAAAGACCAAGAAGCAACGTTATTATCGCAACGATCCACCATTACAACCTGGATAGTTCTGTCGATAATAAACAATAACATGCAataagtgaattttaaaaaaagtagtatTCTACATTTGTGAATACATAAACCGAAAAACTAACCTTGTACAACAGATATAATCCATAAAATGATATCAACCACAAGCACGTAAAATGCACCCAAAGCCTGTGGAATGAAGAAAACTTAGTAAATCAATTGAGTATTTGGTTATAAAGCAGTCAATTGGAAGATAAGCTTAAACCAAAATGCCAGTACTGCAATTCATATTCAAACACATGTAACCAGTAAAAATGTAGACATGAACATCAAGTATATATCTTGTATGCATACTTGAATGCTTCATATCTAAGTCGTAAAAAACGTAACAATTCTTTGAAATTCAGCATGGTGaaagaagtttattgaattTGCAAGATGAcaggtttctttctttcttttttcccctgcTGAAACAGAAGTTTGTATACAAACAAATAGTTGCTTAGACAGACTTTGAGTTTTAGACAAACAATATCCAAAGTAGCAAAATATTCTACCCTCTCAAACCTGAACAACCATAAGCAAGATGGGAAACCCAACCTGTTCGAACCTGCActaatatttgatattgtgaaAGGATCCATGGAATGATAGATGCTAGATTGTTCATCTTGGTCACCGAAATTGATTGGCAGAAGTACCACTAATCCAATAAGAGAACAAATTCCAAAGAAATATATCCTGCAAAGCAAACCATAAGTAGAAAATGAGTAATTTTGAAGAGCATATTCAAGAAATAGATCCTCATTCttggaaaacaaaaacttcAGAATTCATTCCAATATGATAATATgcataaaaaccaaaataaataaatgtaaaagGGTGCTCCATAAGATCGAAAGATTGCTCTAAAATCTTTCCTGTTTAGTTTATTTAGTATAAATTAATCAGAATTTTTCCAAGTTTTCTTATCTTGATTCTGTCAAGAAAGTACTGAAATTTTTCCCATCACTTTCTTATACTTCTCATGCctattcaagaacaaaaattttcaaatttgtcAAGAACATAATCGAGTCCAAGAAACATTAAAGACTGGAATTCATGGGCAAAGTTAAAAACACAAGAGCACAAAAGAAGCAAACTAACCCAAATTTGAAGAGTCTGATAATGATGAGAGCATCAAGGCCACCAATATCAAGAACTTCATCTTCAGTGACTCGAAAAGCACGAGGAATCCAAGCAACTGAAGGGAGAAAGCGGGAAAGAGTGAAAGACTGCTCAAAGTGAACATGGTGTCGTTTGGAGAGGCGACGAGCGTAGTAAATGGAGGCATTAGAAGGTTGTTTCTTGAAAATTGAGAAGAGTGAGAGAACTATGAATGCCAAGCCAAAGTTAATGGCTGCCGATGCAGTAAGACTTTCTGGATTCATTTTGATCACTCAGATTCAGACTCACTACCATTGGCCAGAGTGGTTCTTAAGGAAGGGATGGGGAGAGAGGAAAGAGTGCCAGGTTTGGGTTGTACGTGGCATGGATGCATGCAAAGGAGGCAAAGTGGATGGGGATGAGCCTGCGCAACTGCCTTAGCTTGCatgaattttattagttttgagaTTTTGTGTTAATTAAGTTTGGGATTATTATgcgaaaaaacataaaagaaaatactatGAGAAAAAACCATGtgtattaaatttagtttagcTTAGTaggttgatttaaaaaacttatatttaggAACTTGATTCTGAgttttaaattgacaaaaaaatcaacttgtaaTCAAGTCACTTAGGTAACCAATTATATTCATTAAAATcaactttgataatttttttaaaaataaaattatattttttttactaaaaattgtTTAATTCGAGTTGACTGActgtgtttaattttatattattttaaatcaattttttttttcttctagtcAAAATTTtcatcctctgtttttttttttaaataaaaaaatcaaaatgaaatggaaaagaatataaaatggATGAAAAGAATGAAGTTATAAATGAATAGGGAAATaatgtttaaataataatttataaaactataaGCACGAATAAATTATCTTGGGTAAACTAagggactaaattataattaactctaaGATTTATTCATTTTCcttactccttttttttattcgatgCCATTTAATGTTGATGGgctaaaaaacatgtttgggaCCAATTGATATGGCAAGATAGCCCACATAAACTCTACAAAGTGCACGATGAGGCCCATAATAATTTCTAGATGGGCCGTAATGACCCAAGAAATTGAGGTGGCTTAAGAAGTTAAAATTGGTGGACGAGAGAGCACGCGTGCTGCTGCTGTGATGCTCGTccgtttatattaaaataatcctcATCAAGTGttacatatttttgtattttttttttaaaaaaatattatatttaaatgacTCAGAACTTTTCTGAGTTTTGGGTTCTATTAAACTTAACctctagattttttaatatcttaaactattttttaaataaaactcagGCTTCTCTGTCTAAGTTATTgtccctcatttttttttttaattttaaattacatgtttttataatatatgcCATGTTTCTAAACTATCatctacaataataaaattgaataaaaatatttttattaaaaaataatttaaaatattcaaataaaaataaataaattactagctagtaagtttttctttccttttgccatcataaaatatataaggaGTATATAAAcgttaaaataaatatggatttttatttttatttattttaacgtTTAAACTTATCACtcacactaaaaatatatatttgtaaagaaattacttttttatgtgaaattgaatatttgataatatataagGAGTATATTTACTTTTCCACCATGCCTCAAAGGTATTTGACTTGGTAGAAagctatataaaattaaattgtcatCATAGCATGATGTAATggattaaagaaaatgaaaaaacttatttCTTAGTTAACCCAAAATTTTGATTAGTattctaacaaattaaaaataaaaataactcgtTTTAGGGTAGACTTTGGTTGATCTTGTGACACACGGGTTCACGTGACCAGTCCATCACCGAGCCTCAGCCTGGGTCAGTTCTGACGACGATGCTCTCCAGAGGCAACCTCAACTGTAAGGGAGTGGCTTGACCTGGACCCCACAGAGGCAAAAGTGGATAAAGAGAAGAACAAAGGGATGGCAGGGCAGCCATGAAGGAAATCTTTGGAGCTTTTAAATGCAATTTCGAGACAAGCAATGTAAAACAGACCGGAAACTGTGTTGTTGTTTTCTCAGTTGACTTGGTCTCCTCTAACCTCATTAAATTTTaccaggaaaaaaagaaaaaagaaacttacaGGAAACAGCAGCGGCCTTTAACGCATCAGGGAAGAAGTCAGAACCCTTGACACCGACCCTTTAGATAGCCTTCTCCACAACACTCCAAACAAGAAATTAATCTCCAATCCCTTCACACTCACCAACTAGATATTTTCGCCTATATTTCGACGGTTGTCCAAAATGTAAAGGAACACGACAAGTAGATGAAACCAAGAAACTCTAGTGTTCCAGGTCCTCGGTCTTTGTTAACGTATATTACTTGTAGATCCCGTCCAAGAAGAATTTAACCATGGAGGAGGAAACTTCTTTTGTGGAATTTTCAGTCAGTCTTCCCAGTTCTTGATTCGCTTCTTCAGGTTCATAGTCTTATTCGTTTCTTTTACCTCTGGATTATGAATTTTCTTGCTTTTGAATTCTTGTTCTAGTACAGAAGACTTGCTGTGTACACGTTTGTGTGTAAATATATAGACAaccacgtgtgtgtgtgtgtatcttgTTATTTTCAGGCTCAGTTTCTGTTcagttcttttgatttcttaatacAGACACACTTCCTCTGTCAACTTCTGTAGATTTCTCGAGTTTTGGTTGGTCACTTCTATAATTACAACCCTTAAATACTCTTTCTCCACATACTTGATAcgagaaagaaatggaaaatcCTGATAGCAGAAGCATTTCTGAGATTGAATCAGAGCAACAAGCCTCGACAGAAGAGGTGGTATCACTTGCTAAGAACTCAGAATTCGGTAGAGAAATATTTACTGAATTTGCAGTTCTACTAGACAAGTTCACACCGGTTCTTGTAGCAATAAAGGATAATGAGAAACTCATGGACAGACCGCCAGTCAAAAAGGGAGTTGAATCCATAGAGAAAGAGCTTACTCGAGCTAAGAAATTAATTGAAGGAGCTTGTTCAAGATCACCCGTTAAGCAAATTGTGGTTGTTACTCAAGAACTTGGGAGATCACTAGGCCTTGTGCTTTTTGCAAGCATTGATGCATCCACAGAAGTTAAACAACATATTGCAGCATTGCACAGAGAATTGATGAATGTGAAGTTTGATATCAGTTTTACACCAAGTCCAAGTCCAAGTCCAAGTCCAAGTCTCGGCTCTAGCCCTTGTGTAATTCATGGTCCAAGACCAAGCAAAGAATCCGGGTTCGTAAGTGAGCAGGGCtcttttattaatgaaattgaGGAGGAAAAGATTAGTCTTAGCATTGATGATGTAGTGTTACAACTCAAGTATGGTAATGATGAAGAATTCAGGCTTGCACTTTTGCTCTTAAGTGATTTTATTAGGGATCAGGTAATTGATAAAGAGTGGATCCATGAAGAAGATATTATTCCAATTCTGTTTAATCGGCTAGGCTCGAGCAAGCCTCACAACAGGTTAACTATCATCCAGATACTGAGAATTCTCGCCTTGGACAATGATGAAAACAAGGTGAATCATATGAGAAATGTTTTAACTTTTCTACATAATTTTGGTTGCAAGTTTAAGAATTTCCACTTTGTAGCCTTCTCACATTGTCTGGTAGTCTGCAGGAGAAAATGACAGATGTAGTCTGCTTGTCAGGGTTGGTGAAATCTTTGGCACGTGATGCCGATGAAGGGAGGGAAGCTGTAGGACTGTTGTCAGAACTCTCAGATATTTCTGCAGTTAGGCGACGAATTGGAAGAATTCAAGGATGTATCGTTATGTTAGTCACCATGCTTAATGGGGATGATCCAACTGCTTCTCATGATGCAGCAAAGTTGTTGATTGCATTGTCAAGCAATACTCAAAATGTGCTTCATATGGCTGAGGCTGGTTACTTTAAACCTCTAGTTCATTGCCTGAAGGAAGGTAATATTAAAGCTTCCTTTCGCTTAATGCATGTTCTGTAGCATAGTTTTCGTGTTCAGAACTGTGGATGTATTTGATGTTGTTTGATGTGCCTTTTGAGTGAAAAGGCATGTGGGATTTTTGCGAGTTGTGTGAATTCTCAATTGAAAATCGATATCAAGTGTGAACTTGATTTCTACCAATTTTTTATACCTTTCAAGCCCCTTGTTGTCTAAatttaatcatctttttttttatataggctCTGATATGAGCAAGATCCTCATGGCAACAGCAGTTTCAAGGATGGAGCTCACAGACCAGTGCAGAGCCTCCCTTGGTGAAGATGGAGCAGTTGAGCCCCTTGTCAAGATGTTTAAATCTGGAAAACTTGAAGCCAAGTTATCTGCTTTAAATGCATTACAAAATTTGTCAAACTTGACAGAAAATATAAAACGTTTGATCAGTTCAGGTATTGTATCACCCCTGCTCCAGCTACTGTTCTCCGTGACATCTGTCCTTATGACACTCAGGGAGCCAGCTTCTGCAATACTTGCAAGGATTGCTCAATCAGAAACTATCCTGGTTAAAAAAGACGTGGCCCAGCAGATGCTCTCGCTTTTGAATCTTTCCAGTCCAGCGATTCAGTATAATCTTTTGCAAGCTCTAAATAGTATCGCATCCCACTCTAGTGCATCCAAagtaagaagaaaaatgaaggaaaattgTGCAGTCCAGCTTCTTTTACCCTTTCTGACAGAAAGCAACATCAAGATCAGAAGTGCTGCATTAAATTTGCTTTACACCCTTTCTAAAGATTCACCAGAAGAGTTCATGGAACAGCTTGGAGAATCCTATCTTATCAACATAGTCAATATCATCTCATCATCAGCATCTGAGAGTGAAAAAGCCGCCGCAATCGGCATAGTAAGCAATCTTCCTGTTAGCAATAAGAAATCAACAGAAGTACTGAAAAAGTTACATTTTCTGCCCATTCTGATCTCACTAATGAGTTCAGGTGCATCAACATCAACTTCAACAAAAACATGGTTAGAAGAGAGCATTGCAGGCGTACTTATTCGCTTTACCATTCCTTCTGATAAGAAATTGCAGCTTCTTTCAGCAGAACTAGGGGTGATTCCTATCCTTTTGAAGTTGCTAGCAAGTGAATCATCAGTAACCAAGTGTAGAGCAGCAATCTCACTCGCACAACTATCGCAGAACTCAGTAGCTCTTCGAAAGTCCAGAAAATCACGGTGGACATGTATGCCTCCTTCCGCAGACACTttctgccaagtccatgatggcTATTGTGTCGTTAAAAGCACATTTTGTTTGGTCAAGGCCGGTGCTGTCCCTCCACTGATCCAAATATTGGAAGGTGAAGAGAGGGAAGCTGATGAAGCTGTCCTCAACGCCCTCGCAACTCTCTTGCAAGATGAAATCTGGGAGAGTGGAAGCCTCTACATGGCCAAAACGTCTGCTGTCCAGGCCATAATAAGAGTTTTGGAATCAGGAACTGTAAAGGCTCAAGAAAAAGCACTATGGATATTAGAGAGAATTTTTAGCATTGAAGAACACAGATCACAACATGGAGAATCTGCTCAGGCGGTCCTCATCGATCTTGCACAAAATGGCCATCCAAGATTGAAACCCACAGTTGCAAAAGTATTGGCACGGCTTCAGCTATTGCAAGATCAATCTAGTTACTTTTAAGCAGTGTTATTAAACCGGGTGCGggttgagtttaaaaaaaaaccaagtaaacaattttattataaaaaaaatcaaaattatgtctttttaactgtttttttttttaaaaaagttaaaataacatt is part of the Populus nigra chromosome 8, ddPopNigr1.1, whole genome shotgun sequence genome and harbors:
- the LOC133701642 gene encoding U-box domain-containing protein 44-like — translated: MENPDSRSISEIESEQQASTEEVVSLAKNSEFGREIFTEFAVLLDKFTPVLVAIKDNEKLMDRPPVKKGVESIEKELTRAKKLIEGACSRSPVKQIVVVTQELGRSLGLVLFASIDASTEVKQHIAALHRELMNVKFDISFTPSPSPSPSPSLGSSPCVIHGPRPSKESGFVSEQGSFINEIEEEKISLSIDDVVLQLKYGNDEEFRLALLLLSDFIRDQVIDKEWIHEEDIIPILFNRLGSSKPHNRLTIIQILRILALDNDENKEKMTDVVCLSGLVKSLARDADEGREAVGLLSELSDISAVRRRIGRIQGCIVMLVTMLNGDDPTASHDAAKLLIALSSNTQNVLHMAEAGYFKPLVHCLKEGSDMSKILMATAVSRMELTDQCRASLGEDGAVEPLVKMFKSGKLEAKLSALNALQNLSNLTENIKRLISSGIVSPLLQLLFSVTSVLMTLREPASAILARIAQSETILVKKDVAQQMLSLLNLSSPAIQYNLLQALNSIASHSSASKVRRKMKENCAVQLLLPFLTESNIKIRSAALNLLYTLSKDSPEEFMEQLGESYLINIVNIISSSASESEKAAAIGIVSNLPVSNKKSTEVLKKLHFLPILISLMSSGASTSTSTKTWLEESIAGVLIRFTIPSDKKLQLLSAELGVIPILLKLLASESSVTKCRAAISLAQLSQNSVALRKSRKSRWTCMPPSADTFCQVHDGYCVVKSTFCLVKAGAVPPLIQILEGEEREADEAVLNALATLLQDEIWESGSLYMAKTSAVQAIIRVLESGTVKAQEKALWILERIFSIEEHRSQHGESAQAVLIDLAQNGHPRLKPTVAKVLARLQLLQDQSSYF